TCCTGCAAATATCTTGTTGTCCCAGTTTCCTGCCAGCTGACTTCAGGATGACTGTGCAAATATGTAAACACTTGATCTAATTTCGGTTTCAGCAGCTGTATCTGTTCTCTCATCCAAATACCCCCTTAGTAACTTTCAGGTTATGCAGTGCCGACTGTTACTACCCAACAATTCTAACATAAAAAAGACTCCCCTATCACATCGCGTGAAGGGAAGTCTTATGCGCTATTCAATTAAAATGTCCAGAGAATCATCATGCCGAATAATAACGTCATGTAGTTTACTGAGTATAAAAACATGAAATTGGCCCACTTGTAGTCATCTTTTGCATAAAAACCATAGACGCTTGCCGCAATATAGCCGATATTCATGAGTGTCGCAATCGAAATAAATGCCGTGCCGAACATCGTCAATAAAAACGGCAAAGGCAATAAGCACATAACATATACAAGCATTTGGCGTTTCGTGAATTCAAAACCGTAGACAACGGGGAGCATAGCGACATTTGCCGCACTGTAATCTTTATACTTCTTCATGGCAATCGCAAAAGTATGCGGCATTTGCCAAATGAACAAGATCACACATAATACAATCGGCACTACATGATTCGCCGGCGTAATTGCAGCCCAGCCAATCAATGGCGTTACCGCCCCCGACACACTGCCAATTACCGTATTTAATGTATATTTACGTTTAGACCACATCGTATAGGGTATTACATACGTAAACCATCCGATGAATGCATAAATCGCAGCTTCAAATGTAGTGAATAACAGCAATACCATTCCAATCGCCGACAACACCAAGCCGATATTCAATACAGTTTTTAAAGCGAAGCTTCCAGTTACAGTCGGACGCTGTTTCGTTCTTTCCATTACCTTGTCTATATCGGAATCAAACCAGTTATTCATTACAAGCGCACCGGCAACCAGCAGCGTGCTGCCGATCATAGTCAGCCAGAACACACTCCAGTTCCCCGTGAGTGTCATGCCCGAAAAATGCAGCGCCAGCCAAAACCCCGCAAAAACCGGCAAAATATTTGCAATAAGTACAGGTCCTTTGACTAAAAATTTAATATCCGAGAAGAAGGTAGACGCCGAGCGGCTTTCTGAAGTGCCCGATACAATATGAGCTTCTTTCGTCATAGAGTTCCGTTCTCCTTTTACGTTACATTTCATTTATGTTTCTATTGGTACTTCTAACTATATCATTTTCTTAAATACAAAATCAAAAAAACATGATAATTCCTTACAAACTGTTACAGAACTTTGTCTGTACAGCAGTATACCATGAAAGCACTGACAAATTTACTTGCTCTTTTTGTCAGTAAATGACTGAACATCAGTACGTCAACTTCCCCTATTATTCGACATAAGGAAATCCTATACCCCTTATAGGATAACGCCTTCATGTATACACCTGTGAAAGGTGCACCCAGCTTACTGTATTCATCACAAAATCATATAAAAAACGCTTTCAAAAGCCCATAGAATCAGTAGTTTTCTAAATAATTAAATTGATATTAATTTAATTATCCTGTAAACTTGTGTAATGGTATCGCGAAAAAAGAATGATGGTTTTTCCTTGATCTCTTCATTCGCCCTATTCTTTTACTTGTGGCGTTTTTTAAGAGATCCACGAAAAAAACAGCATTTCGTGATGAAAAAATATATAGTAGAAGGGGTTTGATTTTTTGAGAAAATTTATGATGTTTTTCTCCATTTTCACATTACTGCTTTTAACAGCCTGCGGTAATAGCGCCAGCAAAGATTCTATCAGCGTAATCAAACTGGCAGATGCAGGATGGGACAGTATGCGTGTGCATAACAGCATTGCACAAATCATCTTAGAAGAAGGCTACGGATACGATACTGAAATAGTAAATGGTACATCTACTGCTGTGTTTCAGGCATTACAGCAAGGGGATATTCAAGTCATGACGGAGGTCTGGTCTGAAAACCTTGGTGAAGCGTATACAAAAGCTATTGATAACGGCGACATTGTAGACGTTGCAACAAACTTCGACGATAATGCGCAAGGTTTATATGTTCCGACATACGTCATAAAAGGTGATACCGAGCGCGGAATCGAAGCAACTGCACCCGATTTGAAAACTGTGAAAGATTTGGAGAAGTATCCTGAACTGTTCAAAGATCCTGAAGATCCTAAAAAGGGCCGGATTATCGGCGCACCTTCAAGCTGGGTAGTCAGCAAACACTTAGAGGAAAAGATAAAAACATACGGCCTGGACAAAACATTTACGTACTTGGCTCCAGGTTCAGACTCATCTATCGTGGCGGATTTGGCAAGCGCATACAAAAAGGGTGAGCCATGGGTCGGCTACTATTGGTCCCCTACTTGGGTCACTGCTTCCTACGACTTAACATTACTGGAAGACGAGCCTTTTGATGAAGCTGTCTGGGAAGAAAATAAAGGCACTGAATTCCCTCCAAATGATGTCGTGGTCGCTGTCCATAAAGATTTAGAAACACAAGCTCCTGAAGTCGTCGAGTTCTTCAAACATTATGAAACGAGCAACGACTTAACAGAAGAAGCATTAAATTATATGGGCGAACATGAAGCGAACCCTGCTGACACTGCAAAGTGGTTTATGAAAGAACATGAAGATCTCTGGACTTCATGGGTGCCTGAAGATATTGCAGAGAAAGTAAAAGCAGCACTGTAAGAATCATAGAATTCGGGGTGGCAGCAATCCGCTCCGCCCCTTTTTTATTTTAGAAAATTATAAGCAGAGAAAGAGAGGGACAAGCTAGTACGGCCTAGCTTATTGCCTATGAATGAATTCCCCAATATTAGAATACCTGTAGGAGATTACGTGGAAAAGTTTATCGATTTTCTTGCGATGAACTTCGGCTGGCTGTTTGATTTTATCTTCACTATTGCTTCCACGACGATCCGTACTATTGAAACAACTTTACTGGCTACACCTTGGTGGGTCATCATGATTGTGGTGTTCCTACTCGGCTGGTATTTTAACACTATTCTCAGCGGACTCATGTTTGCTGCATTTATCTTTTTGATTGGCTCCTTCGATTTATGGGCCGATACGATGACAACTGTTGCGATTATCGTAATCTCTGTTGTCCTTTCCCTTGCTATCGGTATTCCGGTCGGGATTCTGATGGCGTTCAGCAAAACATTTTCTGTCATAATGCGTCCGTTGTTGGATGCTATGCAGACGATGCCAACGTTCGTTTATTTAATTCCCGTTATTTTCTTCTTCCCGCTCGGGAACGTACCCGCAATTATCGCGACTATCATTTACGCATTGCCGCCTGTTATTCGTTTAACAGAACTCGGAATCCGAAATGTAGACTCCGAAGTCATTGAATCAGCAGAGTCTTTCGGATCTTCCAGAAATCAAATGTTAGTCAAAGTACAGCTGCCGCAAGCACTGCCGACTATGATGGCAGGGATTAACCAAACCACTATGATGGCTTTGTCCATGGCTGTTGTCGGTTCCATGGTCGGAGCTCACGGTTTAGGGGAGCGCGTACTGTACTCAATTAACCAAATTAATATTTCATTAGGATTTGAAGCAGGAATCAGTATCGTATTCCTGGCGATTATTATTGACCGTCTGACAAACGGAGTGGCTGAACGCCTACAAAGTACAGGGAGGAGATCAGCATGACCGTTAAAATCAAAGTAGAGAATGTCACCAAGATTTTTGGTCCCCGCCCCAAGAGAGTTGTACCTTTAATTGAAAAAGGTGCTTCCAAACGGGAAATCCTTGATAAAACTGGACATACAGTAGGTGTCTACAACGCCAATATGGAAATTATGGAAGGCGAAACGTTCGTTATTATGGGCTTGTCAGGCAGCGGTAAGTGTCTACCCTGATCCGGTGCTTCAACATGCTGAACAGGCCGACATCAGGTGCAATTTATGTAGATGGAGAAAATATTGTTAAATACAATAAAGAACAGCTGAAGTTCTTCCGTCAGAAAAAAATTGCGATGGTTTTCCAGCATTTCGGTTTATTCAGCCATAGAACGGTAATGGAGAATATTGAATACGGTCTGGAAATTCGCGGTTTGTCGAAAAATGAACGACGGGCTATAGCGCAAAAGCATATTGATACAGTCGGTTTGAAAGGCTATGAAAATCAATATCCTGATGAATTGTCGGGCGGTATGCGCCAGCGTGTAGGGATTGCGCGTGCATTGACGAATGATCCCGATATCCTGCTGATGGACGAGCCTTTCAGCGCGCTCGATCCGCTCATCCGCAGAGAAATGCAGATGGAGCTTCTTGATATTCAAACGCGTCTGCAAAAGACCATCATCTTTATTACACACGATGTCAACGAAGCATTCCGCATTGGAGACCGTGTAGCGGTAATGAAAGACGGCAACGTAGAGCAGGTCGGCACTCCCGAAGAGTTATTGGAAACGCCGGCGAATGATTATATTATCGATTTCACACGTGAAATTGACCGTTCAAAAGTTCTTCAGGCTGAAAATATCATGTCTAAACCGTTAAGTGTCATGAACGGAAAAGACGGTTTGCATGTAGCGATTAAAAACATGGAAGAACACGGTATTTCCAGTGTCTTCATCACAAACCGCGAACGGCAGCTGCTTGGGCTAGTGACGATTGACGCTGCCATCGAAGGTGTGAGAATGAAAAAAACATTGGATGAGGTCATGACGACAGACGTCTTAACCGCAAAACCAGAAGAATATGTACAGGACATTATTCCGCGGGTATTGGGTTCTAAGTATCCGCTCGTCGTAGTAGATGAAACGAATCGAATTGAAGGTATAATTTTACGCGTTCATGTACTTTCGAGCATTATCAGCAATCCAGCTAATGATCACGCTGATCCGATGGAAGCGGAAGACACAGCAACTGTATCTGAATAAAAAACAGGGAAGAATGGATGACAATCCGCTCTTCCCTGTTTTTTATTCGTTCTTTCCCGAAACGCCCGCACTTTCAAATGTCGCCATTTCGTTGACCATTCGGACTGCTGACTGAATAACACTGTACGCAACCGCCGCCCCCGTCCCTTCACCTAACCGCATATCGAGCGAAAGAACCGGTTTCTTACCCAAATATTCAAAAGCCTTTTGGTGGCCCGGCTCCATTGATTGATGGCCAAGCAGCATATACCCCGCCGCACCTTCACTGATCGTCTCCGCCGCACAAGCCGCTGCAGTAGAGATAAAGCCGTCCAGAATGACGGGTATACGCTTAGACGCCGCCGCGAGCATTGCCCCTGACATAGCTGCCAGTTCCAGCCCGCCCACCTTACGCAGGACATCATAGCCGTCAGAAGCGACAGGCTGATGACGGTTTAACGCCTCCCGGACAACGGTAATTTTGTGCAGATGCTGTTCGGATGAAATTCCTGTACCGTAGCCGACAAGTTCTGCCGGATCAATTCCTGTGATGGCCGCTACAACGGCACTGCTTGTCGTCGTATTGCCGATTCCGACTTCTCCGACAACCAGGCAATCCACACCTTTTTCGAACAGGACAAGCGCCTCTTCAAAGCCCATTGATATTGCCTTTTCCACTTCTTCTTGCGTCATTGCTTCCCTATGCAGAAAATTATCCGTCCCCTGGCGGATCTTGCGGTCAAGCACCGGCTCCGTAAATGCAGCTCCCATGACGCCTACGTCCACTAAAGTAAATTCAGCTTGCTGCTGTCTGCCGAAAACATTGATTGCTGCACCGCCTCCTGCCATATTACTGACCATTTGACGAGTGACTTGCTGCGGAAATGCTGAAATCCCTTCCGCTGTAATTCCGTGATCGGCAGCAAAAACGAGAATGCCGAGCTGATTTAATACTGGTTTCTTCCGGCCTTGTATTTCAGCTAATGCAATGACGATTTCTTCGAGTTTGCCCAAGCTTCCAACCGGCTTTGTCAGCGTATCCAGATAAGCTTTCGCTTCCGCTCCCGCCTGCGCATCGAGCGGTGATAGTGTAAACTGCTTCATTTCATTACCTTCTTTCATGTGTTGAACATCCATTGATCTTAGTTCATTTATCAGTATATCAATAGATACTATAAACTATCTAACTAAAGAATCAGTATGCAAAAAATGTCGTTTCCAAGTATACTATAAGCAGCGCACTGATTTATACTGCGCTAAGTAAAATTACTGGTAAAAGGGGCGATACACATGATCAGCGAAAATCTGGCACAGGCATTGAACGAACAGATGAATAACGAGTTTGCAGCGGCACAGACGTATTTATCAATGGCATCTTACTGTGAATACCGCAATTATAGCGGATTCGCACATTTTTATCTTCAGCAGGTAGAAGAAGAGCGCCATCATGCGATGAAAATCTATTCCTATTTGAATGACCGCGGAATTCGTGCAATTATTACAGCAACCCCGGCTCCGGAAACTTCATTTGACAATTTGGTGCATACATTTGAAGTGGCTTTATTACAAGAAAAAGAAGTGACAAAATCATTTTATAGGATTATGGATTTGGCATGGGAAGAAAAAGAGCATGCCACCATTTCATTCCTGAACTGGTTCCTTGATGAACAAGTTGAAGAAGAAGCTACATTCGACAGACATATTGAGTACTTAAAGCGGATTCGTGAAGATAAAAATGCGTTATTTATTTATGAGAAAGAATTGGCAGCACGAACATTTGAGGCAGAATAAAAAACAGGCAAGCTAGCGGTCTGCTGACCCCTTGCTTGCCTGTTCCATCTCTGTGATTCTGTGCAGACAGCGTTCACAAATACAGTTCTTATACAGGTATTCTTCTGGTATTTGGCGAAACACTTCTTGCGGGAATGCTTTCTCCGTACACCAGCAGGTTCCTGTTTCCTTAAACCCGCTGCCGCAGTCATTATTCCCCTGGCAGATTGGACAGGTGTCCTGCATAGTATCTCCCCTTGTTTTACAGACGGTGCTTGTCCAGCTCGGCCGTTTGTTTTTTTTCTAATTTCTCCACACGTTCTTCCAGTTCTTTATTTCGTTTCATGCTTTCCATGGAATACAGCCCTGCGAGTAATGCGACCACAAATGTTGCATAGTTAAACCACTCCATACAGCCCGCCCCTTTTTACTTTTGTTTTTTCAAAAACGTTTTATACACTTTCTTTAATGTGTCGGGTGTGAGTTCCATATCATTTTCATACATGTATTTGACCGCATAACCGAGCGCTACCGTCATGGAACCCGCCACGCTTGCCGCCGCAATCATACCCGCACCGGGAATCACTTTGACAATCTGCCGGAACGCAGTTTTACCGATATTGCCGACGATGGTTGCAATGATCAGTTCTTTCGCATGATCTTTCGTAATCGGCTTGCCGTATAATGCGGATAATTTAAGCATAAGCCCTACCTGCAGCGTCGTCAGCGGCACAAAATCAGCTCCCGGAATAGGCGCTGCACCGATCGCAGCCGCGGATGCACCCGCAGCCAAAATCCAGCGTTTAGCTACGGAAGACTTATCTGCCATATTGGCTGCCAGCAATAGATCTTTATTAGCCATTTTCAATTGCTGCAAGATTTCCTTTTGTAAAAACTCCATCTGTTCCCCTGTTTTTGAGGAGATCGGAATGACAGGATAGGCAAACCCAGTATGCTCCAAAATATAGTTCACTAAACTTGGCACGTCATCTGCTGCGTCGATTTTATTTAATACTAAGATGATTTTCTTATTGAGTGTGGCTATCTTATTTAGTGATTTCAATTCGGTATCTGACAATACTGTGCCTGCTGCATTCAAAAAGAACAGAATGACATCTGCCTGATGATAAAACTTCAATGTTTCCTGAGAATGCTCCTGATTGATATCATCGAGTCCGGGCGTATCGACGAACAAAATATTCTCCCGGTAATAAAACTTTTTCACTTCCGTCGTTTCCCCTGGCTGCGCCCCTACTTCCGCCACGTCTTTTTGCATGAGACGATTCAGTGTGGATGATTTCCCTGCATTGACATCTCCAATCATGGCAATCAGTATTTCCTTCTTTAATTGGTCGTTAATGAGGTCGGATTCCTGTTTAAAGATTTCATCAAATGATTCGTCTGACATAAAGTTCGGTGTTTTCATTGTATCACTTCCTGTCGTGTAATTTGACTATTCAGATTAAGAGGTTGTGAAAAAGAGCATCAGTCATCACCTTCTTCTGACCGATGCTCTTGCTTATTTCCAGCTGACTTAATAATAAGGCGAAATTAGGATATACACAAGCACTCCCGTGAAACTGACATACAGCCAGATCGGCATAGTCCAGCGGGCGATTTTGCGGTGACGGTCGTTTTCCATATTCCATGCCCTTGCAACGCTTGTTAATGCGAGCGGAACAATTGCCGCAGCGAGAACAATATGCGAGAACAGTATGAAATAATAGAAGCCCGCCATAAAGCCGCTTCCGCCAAACGGAGTGGACTCTGATAAAAAATGATAGGTTACATAAGTGACCAAAAACAAAGCTGTAGTTCCAAAAGCTGCGTAGATAAAACGCTGATGCACTTTGACATTCTTCTTCAAGATGGCAATCAGTGCGCATACGAGAAAGATGAAAGTAAAGCTGTTAAATATTGCATTCAATAAAGGCAGAATTGTAATATCGAACGCAGTGAAATTTTCTACGCCCGGCATACCCGCCAAAACACCGATTGCACCGATGAGAATGACCGAGATAATGATGATCGCCGGACGGTAATTGCGTTTCCTGAACGTTCCGGATACATTTGTCTGATTACTGTAATTCATCTATTGACACTCCTACTCCTATATTCATAACTACCCTACATCGTACCATACGTAACGCATCATTCAGATGATAATTGTGTCGATTTATGAAATTCCATTTCGTTTTCATCTCTGAATTCATCTATTACTTTAATAAACTTTTTAATGGTAGGTGTCAAATATGAATCGGCGCGCCGAACGAACACTGTTTTAATCCGGCTGTATTTTGGCGGCAGATGATAACAATAGACCAGCCCCTGTTCAACGAGATGCGAAACCGTCGACATCGGAACAAATGTCACACCAAGTCCTGCAGCGACACTTCCTAGAATTGTCTCAAGCGTTCCAAACTCCATCATTTTCGTCGCTTTAAACTTTTCGTCCTCCAGCCATAATTCCAAACGCGCCCTGTAACCGCAGCCTTTTCTGAAACATAGAATTGGTTCATCTTTAATATCCTCAATGGATTGGAACGGTTTATTCGACAATAACACCAGTTCTTCTTCAAGCACATCATGTACTGCGAGATCAGGATGGGTAGTCCCTTCAGAAATAAATGCTCCATCGAGCTGATGATTCAGAACTTTATACTGGAGCCGCTCTGTTACGCCTGTCAGTAAAGAGATATCGACCTGTTTGTATTTTTTATTGTATCTGGACAGAATAATCGGTAATTTGATGACGGTTTCGACAGAACCAAGTTCCAATTTCCCAGATGGTTCCTTGTCGTTTTGCACGACTTTTCTCATTTCGTTGGTAAGAGATAGGATTTTCTCGCTGTATATGAGCAAGCGCTTGCCTTCGGGCGTCAGAATCATTCCCCGGTTATGCCGGTTGAATAAAGGTGTTTTCAATTCGTTTTCAAGCTTCTGTATACGCGACGTAATATTAGATTGCACATAGCGAAGTTCTTTCGCAGCGGCGGTGATAGTCCCTTTTTCTGCTACCATCTGGAATATTTCCAAGTCTTTAAATTCCATAGTCACCCTCCTGCATAGTCTGTTATCTCCATGATATCATTAAAATCGATAGTAGTCATCATTATAATTCGTTTTACGTGATGTCGAAAGTGTAGTTAACTAGAGGTAGTACTTCAAGGAGGCTTACTTTGATGAAAAACAAAATTATCTGGGGTGCATTTCTCTGTTTTATTGCAGCCGCGTCATGGGGTGCGATGTTCCCTGTTGCCAATAGCGCATTTAACGCCATTGATCCATTTTATTTTACATTGATCCGCTATGTATCGGTAACTGTTCTATTAGTAATTTTATTGCTGTGGAAGGAAGGGAAACAGGCTTTTCGTTTCGAGAAAAAAGGACTTTCGCTTTGGTTCTTCGGAACGATGGCATTCGTTGTTTATAATCTATTTATATTTTGGGGCCAGGACTTGATGGGTGAACCGGGTGTGATGGTGGCATCGATTTCTGAGGCAATGATGCCGATGATCTCCATTGTCATTGTCTGGATGCTGAGCCGGCACAAGCCGCATGGTTTTACACTTACTTGCGTATTCACAGCATTTGTTGGTGTCATGCTTGTTATTACGAAAGGTGATCTCCGGACGTTTTTGACGGCGACTGACGATATTATTCCTTCACTGCTCATATTCATCGCTGTAGTCGGCTGGGTGATTTATACGATGGGCGGCAATCATTTTAGTGAATGGTCCGCACTGCGGTATTCTACGCTGAGCTGCCTGCTCGGTACAGTAACAGCTGTCGTGGTAGTGTTCTTTGTTACACTGACAGGCTATATTTCAGTTCCGACTGCTGAGACGCTGCAGACTGTGACGCCGCATATGCTGTTTATGATTGCTTTCCCCGGTATTATTGCATTGCTCGGATGGAATGTCGGAGTACGTATTTTATCTCCATTAAACGGTTTGCTGTTCATTAATTTTGTGCCGGTAACAACGCTGGTTATTTCGTTTGTGCAAGGGTATCAGCTGACTGTCTTTGATTATATCGGCACGGTGTTTATTATTGCATCGCTTCTTGGAAACAATATCTTTCTGCGTCTTCAGGATAAGCGGAAGGCGGAAGAGCTGCAATATAAAAAACATAAAGTTCAGCCAAGTTTGTAACGAATACATTCGGAATAGAAAATCAGTTCCATCAGAAGATTTGAGGGAATCATGCAATAAAAAAACTGAAGACAACGTCCTGACTAAGGATACGTCTTCAGCCCGGGCAGGTGACCGATCAGTCAGCTGCCCTTTTTTTATGATGACGCTAGAATTTAAACCGGTGAACGATGCGGTTCAGAGCTGCTGCCTGGTCCGTCAGTCTCACAGCATCGCTTGCCAGCTGCTGAATGCCTTCTACTTGTTCGTCCATGCCGGCTACTGTCTCTGTGACACTTTCCGTAAACTGTTCAGAGATTTTAGTAATTTGTTCTATGATCTTTTCAATCTGTTCGCCGTCCCGCATTAGTTCTTCCGCGTGGCGGCTGTTGCTGCTGACCGCTGATTTCGTCTCGACTACGGCTTCATTCATTAGATTGATGGACTGCCCCGCCACTTTGACGATTTCCACACCTTCTTGGATAGTCGCTGTATTGGATTCAACTTGCTCTACTGCATTCTTGACTTCATGATTGGTATGTTCAAGTGTCCGTACTACATCATTTGCAAAGTCGTTCGTTTCTTCCGCGAGTTTCCTAACTTCATTGGCAACGACCGAAAAACCACTTCCGGCTTCTCCGGCACGCGCAGCTTCTATGGAGGCGTTTAACGCCAATAAATTTGTTTGTTCCGCAATCTTGGTAATGAGGGACACTTTTTGGATCACTTGATTAATATCATCCGCTACCCGCATGATTTTTTGTGAAGACATATGGACAGCATCATTGATTTGCTGCATTTTCTCTTCTGTTTCTTCAATGGCCTGATTCCCTTCCGAAGCAGCGGCGGAGGCATTTTCTGACACAGCAAGCGTCCGCTGAATTCGTGCCTCCATTTCACGAATACCCTGCATCATTGTTTGTACCATGGCATTGGCTGAATGTAGAGAGGATAATTGCTGTTCGGTTCCCCCTTGGAAGTTTTGCAATGTTTGTCCATAGGAAGTAAACACATCGGACAGCCGATTTGCTTCCGATGCCTGCACTTCACTGATACGATCCACGACTCCTGATGAATGATCGAGTTCAGTGACGATATTTTTTGTGCCGATTACGATTTTATTGATTTCAAAGCCGATTTGATTAAATTCAGATCTGGATCGCTCTGTAACTTCCGCCGTCAGATCACCTGCAGAAATTCTTCTGGTCACTCTGCGCCACGAACGAATCCCTTTCATGACAATGCTGTATAATCCCATCGTGAAAATTCCCGACAGAATGAGTGAAGTGACTGCGAATACCGCCCCTTGTTTCAGCGATAAACCATACATATTCGCAATAAACGCCATGGCGGCGGCAGGCAACAGAATCGCCGCTACCGTGCCAAACAGAATATATTTCTGATGGTTGATCCTGCCGAGGCGCAAGGTAAATTGTTTGCCGTCCGCCCTTACGATGGGCGCCGAAGCATCGATAAGCCGCTCCCCTGATTGCCGATCGTATACTTGGAGCAATGGTGTCTGCGTGTTCGCTGCTTTTAAACCGATGGCATCAGAAAACACAGTGCCTTCCCATAGGCGGTTGGTGTGAATATAGCTGCGTCCTGTTTCATCTACAATGACGAAATATTCATCATCGCCCAGATGATCATCAAGCAGCTGATGGAGACGCTGATAATTTACGGAAAAAGACTGCTCATTTTCAATTAATGGCTGAATACGTTTCGTAACTTGCTGCACTTTGCTTAGTGCTTTTCTCGCGGAGGGTGTTTTTAGCAGTTTATCCAATGACTTCACCTCATTCAGTTCTTATATACTATATCTCGAATATATCACAGAATAAGAGAAAGGTCACAATTTATTTTATTATCAGTCATTTGTTCCATCGCAAAATAAGCGCTATGTAAATCTGCATTTTACCGCTCTAGTAGCGATGGTTATATTTACCGTTCCCTAAAATTTATTAACTATAGAATTATTAAAAAGTGCACAGAACGGATCTGTGCACTTTTCTCATTGAAGATATCTTCTCGCCGAAATGTATTCGGACTTATATGGCTCTGTTGTGATAGGAATGATTTCCACTGTGCGTTTCGGATTCGGCGCATGGATCATTTGACCGTTGCCGGCATACATTCCTACGTGGTGGATGGCTCCTTTGCCTTGATTATAGGCAAAGAACAGTAAATCTCCCGGCTGCAAGTCTTTTTTCAGCACTTTTATGCCATTTGCCGCCTGTACAGAAGCATCTCTTGGTAAGCTGATGCCGTGCTGTCTGTAAACAGAGTAAGTGAATCCTGAGCAATCCAGCCCAAAGCCGGAAGTTCCTGCCCATAGATAGGTCAGCCCGTCAAACAGTTTGGCTGTATCAAGGATCTGCTTCGATGT
The Sporosarcina sp. P33 genome window above contains:
- the cyoE gene encoding heme o synthase → MTKEAHIVSGTSESRSASTFFSDIKFLVKGPVLIANILPVFAGFWLALHFSGMTLTGNWSVFWLTMIGSTLLVAGALVMNNWFDSDIDKVMERTKQRPTVTGSFALKTVLNIGLVLSAIGMVLLLFTTFEAAIYAFIGWFTYVIPYTMWSKRKYTLNTVIGSVSGAVTPLIGWAAITPANHVVPIVLCVILFIWQMPHTFAIAMKKYKDYSAANVAMLPVVYGFEFTKRQMLVYVMCLLPLPFLLTMFGTAFISIATLMNIGYIAASVYGFYAKDDYKWANFMFLYSVNYMTLLFGMMILWTF
- a CDS encoding ABC transporter substrate-binding protein, which gives rise to MRKFMMFFSIFTLLLLTACGNSASKDSISVIKLADAGWDSMRVHNSIAQIILEEGYGYDTEIVNGTSTAVFQALQQGDIQVMTEVWSENLGEAYTKAIDNGDIVDVATNFDDNAQGLYVPTYVIKGDTERGIEATAPDLKTVKDLEKYPELFKDPEDPKKGRIIGAPSSWVVSKHLEEKIKTYGLDKTFTYLAPGSDSSIVADLASAYKKGEPWVGYYWSPTWVTASYDLTLLEDEPFDEAVWEENKGTEFPPNDVVVAVHKDLETQAPEVVEFFKHYETSNDLTEEALNYMGEHEANPADTAKWFMKEHEDLWTSWVPEDIAEKVKAAL
- a CDS encoding ABC transporter permease; this translates as MEKFIDFLAMNFGWLFDFIFTIASTTIRTIETTLLATPWWVIMIVVFLLGWYFNTILSGLMFAAFIFLIGSFDLWADTMTTVAIIVISVVLSLAIGIPVGILMAFSKTFSVIMRPLLDAMQTMPTFVYLIPVIFFFPLGNVPAIIATIIYALPPVIRLTELGIRNVDSEVIESAESFGSSRNQMLVKVQLPQALPTMMAGINQTTMMALSMAVVGSMVGAHGLGERVLYSINQINISLGFEAGISIVFLAIIIDRLTNGVAERLQSTGRRSA
- the cobT gene encoding nicotinate-nucleotide--dimethylbenzimidazole phosphoribosyltransferase gives rise to the protein MKEGNEMKQFTLSPLDAQAGAEAKAYLDTLTKPVGSLGKLEEIVIALAEIQGRKKPVLNQLGILVFAADHGITAEGISAFPQQVTRQMVSNMAGGGAAINVFGRQQQAEFTLVDVGVMGAAFTEPVLDRKIRQGTDNFLHREAMTQEEVEKAISMGFEEALVLFEKGVDCLVVGEVGIGNTTTSSAVVAAITGIDPAELVGYGTGISSEQHLHKITVVREALNRHQPVASDGYDVLRKVGGLELAAMSGAMLAAASKRIPVILDGFISTAAACAAETISEGAAGYMLLGHQSMEPGHQKAFEYLGKKPVLSLDMRLGEGTGAAVAYSVIQSAVRMVNEMATFESAGVSGKNE
- a CDS encoding ferritin, with the protein product MISENLAQALNEQMNNEFAAAQTYLSMASYCEYRNYSGFAHFYLQQVEEERHHAMKIYSYLNDRGIRAIITATPAPETSFDNLVHTFEVALLQEKEVTKSFYRIMDLAWEEKEHATISFLNWFLDEQVEEEATFDRHIEYLKRIREDKNALFIYEKELAARTFEAE
- a CDS encoding cysteine-rich CWC family protein, which translates into the protein MQDTCPICQGNNDCGSGFKETGTCWCTEKAFPQEVFRQIPEEYLYKNCICERCLHRITEMEQASKGSADR
- a CDS encoding Era-like GTP-binding protein; amino-acid sequence: MKTPNFMSDESFDEIFKQESDLINDQLKKEILIAMIGDVNAGKSSTLNRLMQKDVAEVGAQPGETTEVKKFYYRENILFVDTPGLDDINQEHSQETLKFYHQADVILFFLNAAGTVLSDTELKSLNKIATLNKKIILVLNKIDAADDVPSLVNYILEHTGFAYPVIPISSKTGEQMEFLQKEILQQLKMANKDLLLAANMADKSSVAKRWILAAGASAAAIGAAPIPGADFVPLTTLQVGLMLKLSALYGKPITKDHAKELIIATIVGNIGKTAFRQIVKVIPGAGMIAAASVAGSMTVALGYAVKYMYENDMELTPDTLKKVYKTFLKKQK
- a CDS encoding DUF420 domain-containing protein; amino-acid sequence: MNYSNQTNVSGTFRKRNYRPAIIIISVILIGAIGVLAGMPGVENFTAFDITILPLLNAIFNSFTFIFLVCALIAILKKNVKVHQRFIYAAFGTTALFLVTYVTYHFLSESTPFGGSGFMAGFYYFILFSHIVLAAAIVPLALTSVARAWNMENDRHRKIARWTMPIWLYVSFTGVLVYILISPYY
- a CDS encoding LysR family transcriptional regulator, coding for MEFKDLEIFQMVAEKGTITAAAKELRYVQSNITSRIQKLENELKTPLFNRHNRGMILTPEGKRLLIYSEKILSLTNEMRKVVQNDKEPSGKLELGSVETVIKLPIILSRYNKKYKQVDISLLTGVTERLQYKVLNHQLDGAFISEGTTHPDLAVHDVLEEELVLLSNKPFQSIEDIKDEPILCFRKGCGYRARLELWLEDEKFKATKMMEFGTLETILGSVAAGLGVTFVPMSTVSHLVEQGLVYCYHLPPKYSRIKTVFVRRADSYLTPTIKKFIKVIDEFRDENEMEFHKSTQLSSE